The DNA window AGCTGGCGACATCCGGGACACTGGGATCGCTCGGAAAACACAGACCATTACTGATCGCAGACGCAGTGAAGCACTCCGCGCCGATCGGCGTCTCGCCGTAGGTCGCTGCTCGAGCGTCCCAGTACTCTCCAGGGGGAACGTTGAAGAAGTCGTAGAACTCCCAGTCGAGTGTTGCCGACCAGACGCTTGGCGCCACGCTCATCAATAAACCTGTTACGAGCAGAGCCACTCCGATTGCGGGCAGCAACTTTCTCGGATCCTTCATTTGTGAACCCTCCGAGGCTTGGATGTCGATGGCCGGTCTGGCCAGGCCCGCCTTCTTAGGCGGGCCGCCTACGTCCATCCTTGTCACTAATTATGTGGCCCGCGCGAGGTGAATCGCAAGCAATATTCGGGCACCGCGGGAGATGGGCTCCACCAGCTCGACAGACGGCACCCGGGCACTGGGTGCAGAATTCAGAGTAGATGGGAACGGCCCCGCTGGACCCGTTCGATCCGACGCCGGCTCCAGTGCCAGAGTCCGCAAGCTGGTTGATGCTCGTCGCGGGAACGGTGTTTCTGAGCGTGCTCTACCGGCGACGCATTCGCGCATTCACTGAGCTACGCGGTGTGGCCTCCCCCAAGCGGTCCTTGAACCGCTCGGGTTTCCCGGGGCCCCCGTTACGTGAGTTCAACCTCCATGGTCGGAGCAGCCGCTCAGCGCAGAGGGCTCCAGAGACGAAGGCCGGCCGAGTCGCCCGCTTCCGGGAGACCCGCCGGCCTCGTTCTTCGATCGTCGTCCGGCGGAGGCCGGCTCGATGAAGGGCTCGATCTAGGCTAGGCGGCGTAGCTCCGCTTGGCCTGAATCTTCCCGTTCTTTCCCTTGATCTTGAGTACGCCACCCGCACGCTTGGCCAGGGAACGACCCCGGCGCACCGCGACGTCCTTCTTCCGGTGCGTGCTCTCGGGGCTCTTCTTGCCCTCGCGCTGGACCATCCAACCATCCTCGTGGCTGCGAACGACAAATGACTTCTTCGGCATTCTTGCCTCCTATTGGCTCCGCGTTTAGAGAGGTGGAGCCTTGGAGATAATCGACTGATGGGAGGGTGTTCTGAAGTTGGAAGGTACCCCGAGGGGTGTAGCTCGGGAAAACGCGTGCGCAGAAAATAGGTAACTCGCGCGCAACTCCTGCGAGACCGGAAACTCCACCGTGTAACACCAGAGCCGCACTTGGTACAAGCGTCAGTTTCGGGAATTCTCACGCTCGTGGACGGCTGCTGCGAGATCAGAGCCAAACAGGATGCGATATCGGCCGCTAATCATCGCGAATATTCAATGCGCGAAGCCAACCTTGCGGCCCTTCTCCGATGTGCGATGGGTCCGCATCGAGATCCACGATGGGCCCGCCGATCCCGATTCTCGCAGCACTGAGCGGCGCGCAGAAATAGAATCCCTGAGCAAAACCACAGCCCAATTCGCACAGCAGGTCGAATTGCTCTTCGGTCTCGACCCCCTCTGCGACGACTTCGAGATGAAGGCTATCGGCCATCGAGATAATCGCGCGCAAGAGCGAAACACCGCTCTCGTGTCGCGTCGCATCGTGAACGAACGCGCGATCGATTTTGAGCACGTCAAACGGGTAATTGCGCAAGTAGCTCAGCGATGAATAGCCCGTCCCAAAATCGTCGATGCAGAGACGAACTCCGAGATTCTTGATTTCGCGGAATGCCGATTCAGCTTTCTCCACGTCGTCCAGGAGCACGCGCTCCGTAACTTCAATCTCGAGATGCTCAGCCGCCAGGCCGCTCGCGATGAGCGCCGCCGAAATCGACTTGACCGCATCACCGCGATCCACTTCTCGGGGAGAAAGATTTACGGCGACGCGCAGATCAGACCAGCCGGCGTCCTGCCATTCCTTGACCTGCCGGCAGGCAGATTCCAAGATCCAGGCACCGATAGGAACAATGATGCCGGTGCTCTCCGCCACGGGAATGAACTCAACGGGTGACACTACTCCCAATTCTTCGTTATGCCAGCGCAAGAGTGCCTCGACCCCGACCATTCGACGCTCGGGAAGCGAGACGA is part of the Myxococcales bacterium genome and encodes:
- a CDS encoding DUF2188 domain-containing protein, giving the protein MPKKSFVVRSHEDGWMVQREGKKSPESTHRKKDVAVRRGRSLAKRAGGVLKIKGKNGKIQAKRSYAA